One part of the Nilaparvata lugens isolate BPH unplaced genomic scaffold, ASM1435652v1 scaffold6749, whole genome shotgun sequence genome encodes these proteins:
- the LOC120356427 gene encoding uncharacterized protein LOC120356427 has protein sequence MGSFLSGVVGEGEEVAVVFIIKQLIEVMTADGAELHMDANYKHLPEEPEIEQMLTIMVTHQDYAFPVVVAMMTKKSANLYYLILNHVKETIPDLAPQTIVSNHDSDLLTAIAEVFPQKNGTKNVVCWFHYTQVRYQSIN, from the exons ATGGGGAGTTTTCTGAGTGGGGTGGTGGGTGAAGGGGAGGAAGTGGCTgttgtttttataattaaacAGCTGATCGAAGTGATGACGGCAGACGGTGCTGAACTTCATATGGACGCCAATTATAAGCATTTGCCGGAGGAGCCCGAGATAGAACAGATGCTCACAATCATGGTGACGCACCAGGATTAT GCATTTCCGGTTGTGGTTGCTATGATGACCAAGAAATCAGCCAACTTATATTACTTAATTCTGAACCACGTGAAGGAAACAATTCCCGACCTAGCGCCTCAGACCATAGTCAGTAATCATGACTCCGACTTGCTGACAGCTATTGCCGAGGTGTTTCCACAGAAAAACGGAACCAAGAATGTTGTATGTTGGTTTCATTACACACAGGTAcgatatcaatcaatcaattaa